One genomic segment of Acidobacteriota bacterium includes these proteins:
- a CDS encoding OmpH family outer membrane protein produces the protein TRIAVVDAMKVANESKEGKKIQGVLKGVHDQKQSEINSKEADLKALEEKAKDPKISQEKRDEIQSQFTQKMYEYQAFAKAATDEMENRTQRMQEEFQEKLNRVLTQYAQSKGISLVVEKGICLYNADALDITTEVIAAMNQAYPGA, from the coding sequence GACCCGCATCGCCGTCGTGGACGCCATGAAGGTGGCCAACGAAAGCAAGGAGGGGAAGAAGATCCAGGGCGTCCTCAAGGGCGTCCATGACCAGAAGCAGAGCGAGATCAACTCCAAGGAAGCCGACTTGAAGGCCCTGGAGGAGAAGGCCAAGGACCCGAAGATCAGCCAGGAGAAGCGTGACGAGATCCAGAGCCAGTTCACCCAGAAGATGTACGAGTACCAGGCCTTCGCCAAGGCCGCCACGGACGAGATGGAAAACCGGACCCAGCGCATGCAGGAGGAGTTCCAGGAGAAGCTCAACCGGGTCCTGACCCAGTACGCCCAGTCCAAGGGAATCTCCCTGGTGGTCGAGAAGGGCATCTGCCTCTACAACGCCGACGCGCTCGACATCACCACCGAGGTCA